DNA sequence from the Cohnella herbarum genome:
TTGAGGGGTACTCTCTTAACTTCGTGTTAGTTCTTCGCAGCAAGCTGCAGGGAATATGACCCGAAGCGATTTAGTTGGTTGGAGAAGCGAGTCTACGGGGTGGCGGAGTGTTTGGTGCGAGGTGGCAAAACGCAAAAATTCGCGGCACCAGGTCGGTTGAAAGACCAGTTGCCGCGAACGGTGTGAAGTTCGATTATGTAGGGGTTTCGCTGCCAGCTTAAAGAGTAACCCAGCCGTATTTGATCGAGTTGATAACCGCTTGCGTACGATCGTCCACTTCCATTTTCTGCAAAATGCTGCTGACGTGGTTTTTGACCGTTTTCTCGCTGATGAAGAGATTTTCTCCGATGGTCTTGTTGCTCTTGCCTTCGGCCATCAAGCGAAGCACCTCCGCTTCGCGGCGAGTAAGCGGGTTGTTGCCGCGCGGGATGAATTTCGTAACCGTCTCCCGGCTGGCCGCAGCTCCGGACGTCGCGCCGATCTCGTCGAGATAGGTCATCCGGCGAAGCTGATTGATCAATTTGCCCGTTACCTTTGGATGTATGTATGCATGTCCCTCCGCCACCGTGCGGATGGCATTGATGAGCGATTCCGCTTCCATGTCCTTGAGCAGATAACCCGTCGCGCCCTTGCGAAGAGTTTCGAACACATAGCTCTCGTCATCGTGGATAGAGAGGATGATCACCTTGATCTCCGGAAAAATATCGCGAAGCCTCTCGGTCGCCACTACGCCGTTCTCCGTCGGCATGTTGATGTCGAGCAGGACAACGTCCGGCTTTTCTTTGTTGCAGAACTCGAGTACCTGGATTCCGTCACCGCATTCTCCGATGACCTCCAAATCGTTCTCCATGTTTAGTATTCGCTTAAGCCCTTCCCGAAAAAGCTGATGATCATCGGCAAGGAGTACTTTAATCTTACGTACAGCCGTTTTATTCTCCATGTGCGATTAACTCCTTTCCTGACTCCGCTTTAATGGGGACGTTGATCCTGATTTGGGTGCCCTGCCCTATTTTAGAATCGAAATCGATTTTCCCTTGAAGTAACTCTACGCGTTCTTTCATTCCGATCAAACCGAAATTAGCGTGAGATTTCGCTCTGGCTTCTATCTGATCCATACTAAAACCAACACCGTTGTCTTCTATCAGTAACTGTATCGTATTTTCGAGAAAAATCATTTCGAGCGACACGAATGTCGGCTGAGCGTGCTTCAAAGCGTTATTGAACCCTTCTTGCACAAGCCTGAACATCGCGGCTTCCATGGCGCTAGGCAGTCGCTTCTCTTTACCCGATGTATCGAAAACCGCCCTGATCCTCGTCTTCTCCTCGAAATCCTGGACGAATTTCCGGAGAGTAGGCACTAGTCCCAAGTCATCCAAAGCCATCGGTCGAAGGTTGAAAATGATTTTACGGATTTCTTCCAAACCGATGCGGATTTGAGATTTCAGATCGATGAGTTCGCTGCGAACGACCTCAAGGTCTTTCGTATCGAGCAATCTCTCCGCGATTTCCGTTCGCAGCACCAGATTGGCCAGAGATTGCGCCGGACCGTCATGAATTTCCCTAGCGATCCGTTTACGCTCGTCTTCCTGAGCCAATATGATCTTGAGTCCGATCATTTGCCGATTTTTCGCCGATTCTAAAATGCGGGTCACTTGAGTCAGATCGCCGGATAAGTAGTCAAGCACGACGCTCATCTGCAAATTAATTGTATCCGCTCTTTCGATGGAAAGCTCTACGTTTTTCGCGCGTTGCTGCAACTCGTCCCGACGGGCTTTCAGGTAGTTTTCTTTCTCCCTGTACACCATCAGATCCAGTTGCAACTGGGTTGCCTTCTCGTAAGCGGATTTAATATCCTGCTCGGAGAACCTTACGAAATCCCGACTCACTTCCGTGAGCCGGATTCGCGCAAGACGATAGTCCCGCTCCAGTCGGTCTACCTTATCTATCGTTTCCGAGGTATCTCTTAATACGGTTTCCAGCTCTTGGTTTAGGGTAAGAAGTTCTCGTCGGGCGACCTCGCAAATTTCAAAAACTTGAACTTTGCTATCTTCCATAACGGAGATCGCATTCTGGATCACGCGATCTATTTGGTCCACATGTAAATCCATAATACGACTCCCCTAATCAAAGTTCGCCCGATTGAAAATCCTGCAAGATTAGCCAGGCAAGGCCTCTCGGCACTTGCTAGCATTGTTTACATCATATCATATTTCTTAGTTTCATCGTGAACGGTTTAGGAGTTTCGGGTAAAATTAGTGAATTGTAATGGTTTTCGTTTTGCTCTCCCAATCTACCTTCTGGCCTAATTGTTCCGAAATCACGCGCACCGGAACGTAGACGCTGCCTTTAATGACCATAGGGGCAACCGTGATCGGTTGACGAACTCCGTTAACCGTCATATTGTCGCTTCCCACCCACAATTCCAACATTTTATCTCCACGCAGCACCGTTACTCTTTTCGCCTTATTGTTCCAGACGACCTGCGCCCCGAGACTATCCGCGACGAACCGTAGCGGCAAGTAGTTGGTATTGGTCCCCTTCTGCACGAAAGGAGCTCCCGGCAACATCGTTTTCTTGCCATCGACCGTAGCTTGTTTCTTCCCGACCGTCATCACGATCGTAGGTTGAGCAACCGCGATCTGATCCGGAGGATACTGCAAGGACAGATTGTCGAACGCAAGCTGCCCTTGCATAGCCCGCTCGTCCTGGTCCTCTTCCTTGTTCACGATATACAACTTGGTCAGTTTGGAGGTGCCTTTAAGACCGGCAGCAGCCAAGTCGACGCGGAAGTTCTTCCATCCCGCCCAATCGATCTGATCCGCGATCGTAGCGTATACGGTCTTGCCGTTAACGTCCGTAAACTCCGCTCTTAAC
Encoded proteins:
- a CDS encoding sensor histidine kinase, whose product is MDLHVDQIDRVIQNAISVMEDSKVQVFEICEVARRELLTLNQELETVLRDTSETIDKVDRLERDYRLARIRLTEVSRDFVRFSEQDIKSAYEKATQLQLDLMVYREKENYLKARRDELQQRAKNVELSIERADTINLQMSVVLDYLSGDLTQVTRILESAKNRQMIGLKIILAQEDERKRIAREIHDGPAQSLANLVLRTEIAERLLDTKDLEVVRSELIDLKSQIRIGLEEIRKIIFNLRPMALDDLGLVPTLRKFVQDFEEKTRIRAVFDTSGKEKRLPSAMEAAMFRLVQEGFNNALKHAQPTFVSLEMIFLENTIQLLIEDNGVGFSMDQIEARAKSHANFGLIGMKERVELLQGKIDFDSKIGQGTQIRINVPIKAESGKELIAHGE
- a CDS encoding response regulator, with the protein product MENKTAVRKIKVLLADDHQLFREGLKRILNMENDLEVIGECGDGIQVLEFCNKEKPDVVLLDINMPTENGVVATERLRDIFPEIKVIILSIHDDESYVFETLRKGATGYLLKDMEAESLINAIRTVAEGHAYIHPKVTGKLINQLRRMTYLDEIGATSGAAASRETVTKFIPRGNNPLTRREAEVLRLMAEGKSNKTIGENLFISEKTVKNHVSSILQKMEVDDRTQAVINSIKYGWVTL